A stretch of Gossypium hirsutum isolate 1008001.06 chromosome A06, Gossypium_hirsutum_v2.1, whole genome shotgun sequence DNA encodes these proteins:
- the LOC121230882 gene encoding protein trichome birefringence-like 38: MGFNSQILFYFFFFIASLDFIQETNASEYNESRLLMKGCNLFQGKWVFDPSYPFYLPSKCPFVDPEFDCHGRPDKQYLKYAWKPDACSLPRFNGASFLGKWRGKKIMFVGDSLSLNMWESLVCMIHASVPNSKTTYVRRDPLSFVNFEQYGVTLYVYRTPYFVDIVREKVSAVLHLNSINGGKAWKGMDVLIFNSWHWWTHKGKSQAWDYIRDGSALHKDMNRLLAYYKGLSTWAKWVDTNVDTTKTKVFFQGISPTHYEGREWNQPKRSCNGELQPLSGSKYPVGSPPATAIVNTILGKMRKPVYLLDITTLSQLRKDAHPSTYSADHSGNDCSHWCLPGLPDSWNQLLYAALLV, from the exons ATGGGTTTCAATTCCCAAATCTTATTCTACTTCTTCTTCTTTATAGCTTCTCTTGATTTCATTCAAGAAACAAATGCAAGTGAATACAATGAGAGTAGATTATTAATGAAGGGATGCAATTTGTTTCAAGGGAAATGGGTTTTCGATCCTTCTTACCCTTTTTATCTTCCTTCTAAATGTCCTTTTGTAGATCCTGAATTTGATTGCCATGGCCGACCTGACAAACAGTATCTTAAATATGCTTGGAAACCTGATGCTTGTAGCTTGCCGAG ATTTAATGGAGCGAGTTTTCTGGGAAAATGGAGGGGAAAGAAAATAATGTTTGTGGGTGACTCACTGAGTTTGAACATGTGGGAATCGTTGGTTTGTATGATTCATGCGTCGGTGCCCAATTCCAAGACTACGTATGTCAGAAGGGACCCTTTGTCTTTTGTTAATTTTGAG CAATATGGAGTGACCCTATATGTATATAGAACACCATACTTTGTGGATATAGTTAGAGAAAAAGTAAGTGCAGTGCTTCATCTAAACTCTATCAATGGCGGTAAAGCATGGAAAGGAATGGACGTTCTGATTTTCAACAGCTGGCATTGGTGGACTCACAAAGGCAAATCTCAAGC ATGGGATTATATTAGAGATGGATCAGCATTACACAAGGACATGAACCGACTTCTAGCATATTACAAAGGGCTAAGCACGTGGGCTAAGTGGGTTGACACTAACGTTGACACTACCAAGACCAAGGTCTTTTTTCAAGGCATTTCTCCCACCCATTACGA GGGCAGAGAATGGAACCAACCAAAAAGGAGCTGCAATGGAGAATTACAGCCATTATCAGGCTCTAAATACCCGGTCGGTTCCCCGCCGGCCACTGCCATTGTCAACACAATCCTTGGGAAGATGAGGAAACCGGTTTACTTGCTTGACATTACGACGTTGTCGCAGCTGAGAAAAGATGCTCATCCCTCCACTTACAGCGCGGATCATTCCGGGAACGATTGTAGCCATTGGTGTCTCCCTGGATTGCCTGATTCATGGAACCAGCTTTTATATGCTGCTCTGCTTGTGTGA
- the LOC107960227 gene encoding magnesium-chelatase subunit ChlI, chloroplastic, with protein sequence MATILGPSSAAISASCGSLIYPSSKLVIPSISINAGSCYWKKFYGGIGIQGKKGKPQFHIAVTNVATEINSVQQAQKLGAKESQRPVYPFAAIVGQDEMKLCLLLNVIDPKIGGVMIMGDRGTGKSTTVRSLVDLLPEIKVVFGDPYNSDPEDPESMGIEVREKVTKGEELTITMTKINMVDLPLGATEDRVCGTIDIEKALTEGVKAFEPGLLAKANRGILYVDEVNLLDDHLVDVLLDSAASGWNTVEREGISISHPARFILIGSGNPEEGELRPQLLDRFGMHAQVGTVRDAELRVKIVEERARFDKNPKEFRDSYKAEQEKLQQQIASARSSLSSVQIDRDLKVKISRVCAELNVDGLRGDIVTNRAAKALAALKGRDRVTAEDIATVIPNCLRHRLRKDPLESIDSGLLVIEKFYEVFS encoded by the exons ATGGCTACCATACTAGGACCATCCTCCGCCGCAATCTCAGCATCTTGTGGGTCACTCATTTACCCTTCCTCAAAGCTTGTCATCCCTTCTATCTCCATTAACGCCG GGTCTTGTTATTGGAAGAAGTTTTATGGAGGGATTGGGATTCAAGGAAAGAAGGGAAAGCCGCAATTTCATATCGCAGTTACTAATGTTGCCACTGAAATTAACTCTGTTCAACAG GCTCAGAAGCTTGGTGCTAAAGAGAGTCAAAGACCAGTGTATCCATTTGCTGCAATAGTGGGACAAGATGAGATGAAATTATGTCTATTATTGAATGTCATTGATCCAAAAATCGGGGGTGTTATGATAATGGGTGATAGAGGAACAGGGAAATCCACAACTGTTCGGTCCTTGGTCGATTTATTGCCTGAAATCAAGGTTGTTTTCGGCGATCCTTATAATTCTGACCCCGAAGATCCCGAATCAATGGGTATAGAAGTCAGAGAGAAGGTTACGAAAGGGGAGGAATTGACGATTACAATGACTAAAATCAACATGGTCGATTTGCCGTTAGGTGCTACCGAAGATAGGGTATGTGGAACCATTGATATCGAGAAAGCCCTCACTGAGGGCGTCAAAGCGTTCGAGCCAGGTCTTCTTGCTAAAGCAAATCGTGGGATTCTTTATGTTGATGAAGTTAATCTTTTAGATGATCACTTGGTGGATGTTCTTTTAGATTCTGCTGCCTCGGGTTGGAATACGGTCGAGAGAGAAGGAATTTCAATTTCGCATCCTGCACGGTTTATTCTAATTGGTTCGGGTAATCCGGAAGAAGGAGAGCTTAGACCGCAACTTCTTGATCGATTCGGAATGCATGCTCAAGTCGGGACCGTAAGGGATGCTGAACTCCGAGTCAAGATTGTGGAGGAAAGAGCTCGGTTTGACAAAAACCCGAAAGAATTCCGGGATTCGTACAAGGCAGAGCAAGAGAAGCTCCAACAACAGATTGCATCGGCTCGGAGTTCTCTTTCTTCGGTTCAGATTGATCGAGATCTAAAGGTTAAAATATCTCGGGTTTGTGCCGAGTTGAATGTCGACGGATTGAGAGGAGATATCGTGACTAATAGAGCCGCGAAAGCTCTTGCTGCTCTAAAAGGAAGAGATCGTGTCACTGCAGAAGATATCGCCACCGTTATACCGAACTGTTTGCGACACCGCCTTCGTAAGGATCCTTTGGAGTCGATTGACTCCGGTTTACTTGTTATCGAGAAATTCTATGAGGTTTTTAGCTGA
- the LOC121230883 gene encoding nudix hydrolase 15, mitochondrial, which yields MGSYKDPNHGSDDDVENLVQRLRLYKPTPVSDETEFYVKRAAVLVCIFQGNNGDLRVILTKRSSSLSSHSGEVALPGGKQEETDIDDIQTALREAKEEIGLEPSLVNVVTVLEPVFTKHRMIVVPVVGILSDTKAFDPCPCADEVEAIFDAPLKMFLKDENRWAEEKEWKGEKYLLHYFDYEAENGKYLIWAFTAGVLIRVASIVYQRPPAFLELRPRFWDMAITGDIPKP from the exons atggGTTCTTACAAGGATCCAAATCATGGATCTGATGATGATGTTGAAAACTTAGTTCAAAGGCTTCGGCTTTATAAACCAACACCAGTTTCTGATGAAACAGAGTTTTACGTTAAAAGAGCAGCTGTTCTTGTCTGTATTTTTCAAGGCAACAATGGTGATCTTCGTGTCATCCTCACCAAACGTTCCTCTTCTCTGTCCTCTCACTCag GTGAAGTTGCATTGCCTGGTGGGAAACAAGAGGAAACTGATATTGATGATATACAGACTGCATTGAGAGAAGCCAAAGAAGAGATTGGCTTAGAACCTTCACTTGTCAATGTTGTCACTGTCCTTGAACCGGTTTTCACCAAG CATCGTATGATCGTCGTCCCTGTAGTGGGTATATTATCAGATACAAAGGCATTCGATCCTTGTCCATGTGCAGACGAAGTTGAAGCGATATTTGACGCTCCTTTGAAAATGTTTCTCAAG GATGAAAACCGATGGGCGGAAGAGAAAGAATGGAAGGGAGAAAAGTATTTACTTCATTACTTCGATTACGAAGCGGAAAACGGGAAGTATTTGATATGGGCATTCACTGCAGGAGTCTTGATTAGGGTCGCTTCAATAGTTTACCAACGGCCACCGGCTTTTTTAGAGCTCCGGCCCAGATTTTGGGATATGGCTATTACCGGAGACATCCCTAAGCCGTGA
- the LOC121230884 gene encoding nudix hydrolase 15, mitochondrial — protein MASSRSLNGGSLPFSSQRLLALAQQLSHYKPPPCSLDDGDEQERIIEETVGKVVSQVGVQESVTPISQNPEKFKPKRAAVLICLFEGDAGDLRVILTKRSSRLTTHSGEVSLPGGKAEEGDKDDIETASREAKEEIGLDPSLVNIVTVLEPFLSKHLLRVVPVIGILTDKKAFKPTPNAAEVDEVFDAPLEMFIKDENRTEEEREWMGEKYLLHFFEYETEKEKKKYTIWGLTAGVLIRAASLVYQQPPAFLEQNPKFKFPKIVDRNTVMR, from the exons ATGGCTTCATCAAGATCGTTGAACGGTGGTTCACTTCCATTTTCATCACAAAGACTCTTAGCCTTAGCTCAACAGCTCAGTCATTACAAGCCTCCACCTTGTTCCTTGGACGACGGCGACGAGCAGGAGCGAATCATCGAGGAAACCGTCGGAAAAGTTGTTTCACAAGTAGGTGTTCAAGAATCAGTGACCCCAATTTCCCAAAACCCTgaaaaatttaaacccaaaagaGCTGCTGTTTTGATCTGTCTCTTTGAAGGAGATGCTGGGGATTTGCGTGTTATCTTGACAAAAAGATCTTCGAGGTTGACTACTCATTCTG GGGAAGTTTCATTGCCAGGTGGGAAAGCAGAGGAGGGTGACAAAGATGATATTGAAACAGCCTCTCGAGAGGCTAAAGAAGAGATCGGGTTGGACCCTTCACTTGTGAATATCGTAACTGTTCTCGAACCATTTTTGTCCAAG CATCTCCTCAGAGTAGTTCCGGTCATTGGCATACTTACCGACAAAAAGGCATTCAAGCCAACACCAAACGCCGCAGAAGTCGACGAAGTATTCGATGCTCCCCTAGAAATGTTCATTAAG GACGAAAACCGAACGGAGGAAGAAAGAGAATGGATGGGGGAGAAGTATTTGCTTCACTTCTTTGAGTATGAAACtgagaaggaaaaaaagaagtatacAATATGGGGTTTAACTGCTGGGGTTCTGATAAGAGCTGCTTCATTAGTTTACCAGCAACCTCCTGCTTTTTTGGAACAAAATCCCAAGTTCAAGTTCCCTAAAATCGTTGACAGAAATACCGTCATGCGGTAA